CTTCTGCTGCTGGCGACGGAGGCCGTAACGGCGGACGAGCTCGTAGGAGACGACCACGGCGATCACGATGATGCCCTGCATGATCTGGGTGATCTCCTTCGGGTACCCGGCGGTGTCGAGCGAGCTCGACGCCTTGTCCAGGAACGCGAAGAGGAGGGCCGCGAAGAGGATGCCGACCGGGTGGTTGCGGCCGAGCAGGGCGATGGCGATGGCGGTGAAGCCGACGCCGACCGGGAAGTCGAGGCTGTACGTGTGGGTCTCGCCGAGCAGCGTCGGCATGCCCGACAGACCGGCCAGCGCACCCGAGATCAGCATCGTGGTGAGGATCATCTTCTTGGCGTCGACGCCGCTGGCCTGCGCGGCGGACTCGCTGGCGCCGGTGGCGCGCAGGTCGAAGCCGAACTTGGTGCGGTTGAGCGCGAACCAGTAGACGACGCCGAGCGCGAGCGCGACGAAGGTGAAGCCGTAGATCTCGCCGTTGCCCTCGCCCATGTCCACGCCCGGGAACCAGCCGGACTCGGCGATGTCACCGGTGGTGAGGTTGTTGGAGCCGGCCGGCTGCACGCCGAAGTTCTTCGGCAGGATCAGCCAGGCCACCAGGGCGGTGGTGATGGCGTTCAGCATGATCGTCGAGACGACCTCGGAGACCCCGCGGGTGGTCTTCAGGATGCCCGCGACACCGGCCCAGAGGGCACCGGTGAGCATCGCGACCAGCACGATCAGCAGGATGTGCAGCGGGCCCGGGAGCTCGACGGAGGCGCCGACCACGGCCGAGATCATCGCGGCGAGGCGGTACTGCCCG
The DNA window shown above is from Streptomyces showdoensis and carries:
- a CDS encoding ABC transporter permease, with product MMKIDKDKLIIGAAGPVLALVTSFVLTVLVLLATGLDPIEPIRLMIENAGYSDIQVLIVNQTGIYYLAALAVAVGFRMNLFNIGVDGQYRLAAMISAVVGASVELPGPLHILLIVLVAMLTGALWAGVAGILKTTRGVSEVVSTIMLNAITTALVAWLILPKNFGVQPAGSNNLTTGDIAESGWFPGVDMGEGNGEIYGFTFVALALGVVYWFALNRTKFGFDLRATGASESAAQASGVDAKKMILTTMLISGALAGLSGMPTLLGETHTYSLDFPVGVGFTAIAIALLGRNHPVGILFAALLFAFLDKASSSLDTAGYPKEITQIMQGIIVIAVVVSYELVRRYGLRRQQQKVGEQLAAGGAIKTDKEVAA